In Risungbinella massiliensis, the genomic stretch TTTGAAAGTTTTCCCTCAATCGAGTCCCATAATGAACTGGGACCAACCAAATAATCATATTTCCCTAATCCAAGGAACACCGGTTTCTCAAAGTTAGTTAAAGACTCGATCATATTAAGCTTCCCAAAAACTTCTCCCCATAAATAATCGATGACTGGCATATTTGTGTACACACCATTCCACATGGGAGTAGCATCCAATGTGGAATCATAAAAGCTATGTGCACCCATTCGAATACACATATGAGCAAATCGTTTTTCTGGCTCTTTTTCCATATCGTTTGCTAATAAAGCGATATCTTTTTCAAACTTGCTCTTTCTTTCTGGACTTGCGGTTTGGTTAAAAAAAGAAATACTCTGTTCTTGTCGTTCTTGGCTATTTGTAGGGGCTGAGTTCAATAAAACAACTTTTCGAACATAAGAGGGGTATTTTTTTGCATATTCTAAAGCAAGAAATGCATTTCCTGAATGTCCTAGTATAACAAAATCCTCTAAACAAAGTTTTTCTCTCATCATTTCGATATCTTCTAAAATCCGGTCTAATGTATAGTCCTCTGGTTTCAAATCTCGTGATGGCTTTACATGACCTTTATGGTCAATAAAAATTAGCTTCAGTTGTTTTCTTAGCTGTTTAGAAAATAGCTGAGGATAATAAACCTTACTGCCAACTACAAGTACAGGTTCTCCATTTCCTTCTATACTGTATGCTAATTTAAATCCATCCAATTCTACAATCCCATCATTACTCAATACTGATCCCCCTCACACCTGCAATTTCATCAACTCTTCCATTAATCGCTCTGCTGAAACGATCTTGTCTCCTCCCCCTTGGGCAAATGATGTATTCCCTCCGCCTTTCCCATTTATAATAGGTAAAATGCCTTTTACTAACTGATTCATATTGATATTCAACTCATTACTTCTCGTACAAACTAGTTGTAACTTGGTTTCATTTTCATTTATAAAAACCACTAGGATATCGTTCGTTTTCATGGTAATCGTTTTTGCCAGTTGCTGTACTTCTACAATCGGGCGGTTTAGAAAGATGGCTTTGACTAATTTGAAGTCACCATGTAACTGCGCTTTGTCGATGAATGCATTTACTTCATGATCGATCAGCTTCATTCTTAATTCATCCACTGTTTTTTCGAGATCTCTTGTTTGTTGTAAGACCCGATTTGCTGCTTCCTTCATTTGTTCTTGTGGGGCATTGAGAATAGTAGTTAAACTTTGAATGACCTTCTGTTTTTCATGTAGCTGTTTTAACACTCTATTTCCACACACAAAGTAAACGCGAATATGTTTCTTTTGCTTTTCCCAATGTAAAATTTTGATTGAACTGACCTGTCCTGTTGAGTTGGGATGTGTTCCACCACAACCGTTATAATCAAAGTCTGGAATAATTACTAGACGAATATTTTCGGATACGGATAGTTCCTTTCTCAGAGAAAAATGCTCAAGCTCCCTCTGTGTTACCCACTTCGCATCGATAGAGCGATTCTCCAGGATGATGTTATTTGCCACTGCCTCTACTTGACTTGCTTCCTCATCCGTCAAATTTGCTATATTGAGGTCTATCGTACAAACTTCTTTCCCTAAATGGAAACTAACGGTTTTATAACCATAAACATTTTCAAATGCTGCTGATAAAATATGTTGGCCAGCATGTTGTTGCATATGATCGAAACGTCGATTCCAGTCTAGTTCTCCAACGTACTCGTTATGTACCTGACTCTTAATAGGCTCCTCTATGTAATGTCGAATTTCCCCTTCCACTTCCTCCACATCATAAACACGAGCACCATTTAGTGTGCCAGTGTCATAGGGTTGTCCACCTCCAGTTGGGTAAAAAGCCGTTTTTTCTAACACTACATAGAAACGTCCTTTTTCATCTTGATCCAGTTTTTGAACCTTACTTGTAAAAGACCGCATGTATTGATCTTGATAATATAATTTTTCGGTTGCCATCTCTTCCCACTCACCTTTTCCATAACATGATGTACATAATTGCAAAATACTCCCTGATCTTGTTTCAAACCACTCCATTGATGCATTTGGTAAATGATCCAAGGCGGTCCAATAGATTTATTATACAGAGAGAGAAACTTCAAAACAAAAAAGGAGGCTATTCTATTTTGAATAGTCTCCTTTTTTGTTCACAACCTTATTTACTTGGTGGCTAATACATGGAAACATGCACATGATCATAGTGACATCCTGTCCATAGACTATTAGCCGCTTTACTTTTTAACAAGCTATTCATCTTACTTGGTTCGATCGGGCAACCATAAAAACTGCTTCGATATGTTTGCCATCCTTTTTCCGGCTCGCTAGCCTGCCAAATTTTCCCGCTCCAAATTACGTATTTCACTCCTAAACGTTGTTGGTTTAAAACAAGATAGTTAGCCAATTTGGTTCCATCTGACAAGTCCATCCCTGTTGCGGGGCGGTTGAATTGATAGACGAAATCACAAGCACGCCCTTTGGGATGTTCTCCCCAAGTACGTGGCGAATAACAAGAAGCAGAGCGGTATCCTTCTGTAGTAAAGAGCTTTTTACTGATTACTTCTCGATACATGTCCGCTGTCCGGCGTGTTACCCGTCCTCTTGGTGAAGTAGGGTCTACGACAATCTGTGATTCTGCTGTCCATTTGGTAATGGGTGCAGAATTATTACCTACTAAATTACTATTACTTATATTTGTAATCACAGGGTCATTTATTGTAAGGTAACGGTACACATGCTCCACATATTTATAATCTCCATAACAATAAGGAGAGCGCCAACCGCAGCTAGATCGTGTCGCATGTTTCAGTGAAAACGCACGAGCGAGGTTTTCCGAGAAAACTCCGCCATTCTGGAAGGCATATCCGACAAATCCCGGACCAAAGTTATAACTTTGAAGTGTGATTTTGAGAATATTTTCTGGATCTTTCGCAGCTGGGTTGGTTGCCGATTTGGCTTTGGAATTAGTCTGATCCCAAACAGACTTGAAATGACGTATACCATAACGGATACTAGTAGCTGGGTCCTGAATACATCCAATGCGTCCATTACACATCGATTCAGAAGATTGCATAATATCTACATGGTTTCCGCCGCTTTCTTGCATCGTAAGTGCTAAGATATATGGTAATAGATTGGCAGGAAGTTGTTGTTGTTGCATTGCCTTTTCGATCTCTCCTTGAAACCGTAATACTTGCGGAGAGATCGATCGAGTTGCAGCAGTAGCGGAAATATTGGTACTGGTACCGATCTGATTACCAGATGTAATAATAATAAACAAACCGATGATAATGACAATCCCAATAAAAAAGAGTGGT encodes the following:
- a CDS encoding serine-tRNA(Ala) deacylase AlaX, which translates into the protein MATEKLYYQDQYMRSFTSKVQKLDQDEKGRFYVVLEKTAFYPTGGGQPYDTGTLNGARVYDVEEVEGEIRHYIEEPIKSQVHNEYVGELDWNRRFDHMQQHAGQHILSAAFENVYGYKTVSFHLGKEVCTIDLNIANLTDEEASQVEAVANNIILENRSIDAKWVTQRELEHFSLRKELSVSENIRLVIIPDFDYNGCGGTHPNSTGQVSSIKILHWEKQKKHIRVYFVCGNRVLKQLHEKQKVIQSLTTILNAPQEQMKEAANRVLQQTRDLEKTVDELRMKLIDHEVNAFIDKAQLHGDFKLVKAIFLNRPIVEVQQLAKTITMKTNDILVVFINENETKLQLVCTRSNELNINMNQLVKGILPIINGKGGGNTSFAQGGGDKIVSAERLMEELMKLQV
- a CDS encoding alpha/beta fold hydrolase; translation: MSNDGIVELDGFKLAYSIEGNGEPVLVVGSKVYYPQLFSKQLRKQLKLIFIDHKGHVKPSRDLKPEDYTLDRILEDIEMMREKLCLEDFVILGHSGNAFLALEYAKKYPSYVRKVVLLNSAPTNSQERQEQSISFFNQTASPERKSKFEKDIALLANDMEKEPEKRFAHMCIRMGAHSFYDSTLDATPMWNGVYTNMPVIDYLWGEVFGKLNMIESLTNFEKPVFLGLGKYDYLVGPSSLWDSIEGKLSNVTKVIFERSGHNPMLEEPDLFDSHLIKWIQEDRR
- a CDS encoding lysozyme family protein produces the protein MASKSSGIGRKVILPFGFAFAGPLFFIGIVIIIGLFIIITSGNQIGTSTNISATAATRSISPQVLRFQGEIEKAMQQQQLPANLLPYILALTMQESGGNHVDIMQSSESMCNGRIGCIQDPATSIRYGIRHFKSVWDQTNSKAKSATNPAAKDPENILKITLQSYNFGPGFVGYAFQNGGVFSENLARAFSLKHATRSSCGWRSPYCYGDYKYVEHVYRYLTINDPVITNISNSNLVGNNSAPITKWTAESQIVVDPTSPRGRVTRRTADMYREVISKKLFTTEGYRSASCYSPRTWGEHPKGRACDFVYQFNRPATGMDLSDGTKLANYLVLNQQRLGVKYVIWSGKIWQASEPEKGWQTYRSSFYGCPIEPSKMNSLLKSKAANSLWTGCHYDHVHVSMY